Below is a window of Acidaminococcales bacterium DNA.
GCTTCGATGATCCGCTTGCGTAGATCATTTGATAATGGTCCAGGCATTCTGTAAATACCACCATCCTTTTAGGCGCTTACAGAATAATATATAGTATGCATTATGTCAAATTGCTATAAGTATACTATTTTCCGCCTTTTTGACAGACCGGATCAAGCGGCTCAGCAAGAACAGCTGCCACGCATTGAACAAATGGTTCCAGTGCGTCCAGCCACGTTCACGAATAAGCTGCTCTGTATTGTAACCAGATTCAATCTCCATACTTGGCACAAGTCCCTGCTCCTGCCATTTGACAATATTTTGCGCAACGATACGGCGCACATCTTCCTCGTTCGCAATATCCCGCTCGTTCGGAGCGCGATAATAGCGTTCAGCGCGTGATTTTTCCTTTGCGGGTTTCTCGTATTTGACGCAGTAAAGCCGTTCCTGATAAACATCGTCGGGTCGCGGCTCGAACTCGCTTTTCTCCCAACGGCGCAGTCCGTAAACAGTGTCGCCGTTTTCATCCTTGCGGTCGTGGCGAAGAACGCTAATCGGCGTGGTTTTTCCGCAATGCGGGCAGACTAACCCCTTCGAGGTCACGGTACCGTTTTCGGCCTCTTTCATTTCGGTGGCGGTGGCGCTCATTTTTACGTCAATATCGTAGCGGTTGCCGCTTTTCGCGAGCATCGCAATTGTTTTTGTGCCCTTGCCGATAACCCACGATGGCGCCATAGGAACTTTTATTCCGCACTCCGGGCAAACCGCTTCGACGCAATACAGATATGATACCGCGCGGTCGCCTTTTTCGTTATGCTCTATGCCGAGTTCGGCAATCTCCTTATCTACCGCGTCATAGATTTCTTGTTGAAACTTTTTTACTTCTTCTATCTCCGCGTAGCTCGCGCCGCAGATGTTGATTGCCGCCCACGTCAAAAGCCCCGCGACGGGATTGAGGTCGGAAGCGTACACGTCAAGCCCCATCCGCGCCGCTTCAAAGGGTATCGAACCGCCGCCGCAGAAGCAGTCTCCGACCGTCGCGATCTGCCCGAAGCGTTTTTCGGATAGCTGACGCGTTAAATCTCGCAGATTGTAAGCGTGAACGCCAAGGTGATGATTTATCTCACGCCACGCGTGGTCGTCCGCAGGTCGCTCAAACTGTTCCGGGCGAACGCAGGATTTAAGCCGCTCGTCATAGCCTAGCTTGTCAAAATCGCGGTAAAGCTCCTTTTCCCGTTCATGCCAATAGTTATCACTCTTTTCCTCCCAGGTCTTGTGGCGTTGCTATAATCCACTGTCGTCCATACTCATTATTTTCAGAAAGATTTCCATATCGCGACGCGGGTTGTCGCTTGCGGGCATAAGGCAACCGAGTATCGCGGCGCGGACAAGCACAAGCGGCTTGCGTCCCCACCACTTGCCCAAGCCCGTCAATGTTTGACTTTGTACAG
It encodes the following:
- a CDS encoding DUF1156 domain-containing protein, producing the protein MSGVQSFIEKQFPVSKLSKESYKERKAVQSQTLTGLGKWWGRKPLVLVRAAILGCLMPASDNPRRDMEIFLKIMSMDDSGL